The Dehalobacter sp. DCM sequence AGCAAGAGTTGTATCATCTAGAATGAAAGCGGACTTTTCATCCACTTCGTTCGTAGGATTAACCAATCGTTGAAACTGTTTGGATATACCGATCAGCAATGCTCTCCAAGGCATTTTTTCATTGTTCTTCAGTCGATATATGGAATCTTTCTTCATAGTAGTAACCTTTTGGAAATCGCTTTTATATAACGCGTGGACACTTTTCAGTAACATTAGGGGCAACATCAACATTAGTGAGAGGATTTCCGCGGAACTGTAACCATCCTGTTTCAGAAAACCAACTTTGCGGCAAAGCGTTTTAAGCTTGAACGTCTTCATAACTTCACATATAATATTGTTAATCGAATAGCCGTGATTTTGGAGTACGTTTTCAATTTCTTTGACAGGTTTCCGCATGATAACACCTCATTTTTGGTTGATTTGGAGTAGCATCTTATTATACCAAAAACCTAGTGTTCATGCGGATTTTTATCGTTTTTTCGTCTTATTCTAAGCCGAATTTTCGGCTGTTTTATGGGTGCGAAACTTCAGTTATATAAGAAACATGGGGTATTCGGCCCGGGCCCATCACTGCGGGAATTATCAAATGATTTTAGCACCGGCGCTCGTTGCCGCCGGGTTAGGCGAAATGTCGAGGACGGGTGAAAGTATTGTGCATCCGAGGCTCGGATTCCGATTTAAGGCGGCCGCCGTAACGACGGATATGCCTTTGGAACCAGATGGACCTATTTCTTTCGGAGCAAGGGAATTTTGCGTAACTTGCAAAAAATGCGCCACGCTATGTCCATCGGGTGCAATTAGTCAAGATGATCATCCGTCAAAGTTTAATAACTATGAAAAATGGCCCACAGATATTAAGAAATGCACATCTTTCCGTATTTGCAATACAAAAGGAGCCATGTGCGGAGTGTGTATGAAATCCTGTCCCTGGAACAATAAAGAGGATAGCTGGTTCCATACCGTGGGTATTTACGCTGCTTCCAAATCTAAGCTTGCTGCAAAATTATTGAAGAATGTCGATGATTTCTTCGGATATGGTACCGAAGTAATACAGGAGAACCGCTGGTGGCTTCAGTGGCCGGAACTATTTAAAAAGTAGTTTTCGTACGCTAGGCGATCGATGTTGTCTAGCGTCTCTTTTTATCTCAGCGTAATGATCGTATCAACGGCAGAAGTATGTTTGAAAAGGAGCAAGACCTATGGCCGAAGGAATATCTTATTATCCGCTCTTAATCATTGCAGTCATTGCTCTCATTATTCCACTCATCGTCAAAAAGATTAAATATATTTCTATCCCGATAGTCGTCGGGGAAATTATCGCAGGAATTATTATTGGGAAAAGCGGTTTTGACTTAATTCAAGGGAGCGAATGGCTAAACCTGCTCTATAATCTAGGATTTGCTTTTCTCATGTTTATGGCTGGGTTGGAAATTGATTTTGAGATGATCAGATCAATGGCAAGGACAAAGAATGTAAAATGGCACCAACACCCCTTTCTTATCGCCTTATTGCTATTTGCAACAACTTTTATTCTTTCGTTATTCGTATCAATTGGGCTTAAAGCCATTGGGTTAATACCCGATATCGTTATCTTCACAATTATTTTGTCCAGTACATCGGTCGGCGTTGTGGTTCCAATTCTAAAAGAACGTGATATGTTGACCACGCAATATGGGCAAAGCGTTTTACTGGCCGCGTTATTTTCGGATTTATTTACAATGTTGCTATTGTCGTCCTATATCACTTTCAAAAGCGCAGATTCCATGAAAGATATTGCTTTAATATTATTATTCATACCCATCTTTATCATTATCTGGAAATTTGGTAATGTTATTTCAAAATTACCGATTATTGAACAACTGGCCCATAAAAATTCTCAGATAAAAATTCGAGCATCATTTGCCCTTCTTATTTTATTTATCATCATTGCACAGCTTTTAAAGACTGAAGTTATTCTTGGCGCTTTCTTGGTGGGGGTTATTATTTCCTTAGTAAGTGATCGGAAAACAAGTCAGGTCTTTCATAAGCTGGACGCCATAGCCTATGGCATATTCATACCGATTTTCTTTATCATGGTTGGGGTTAATTTTAGCTTTAAGGATATTGTCAATAATGCAAGTTCGCTTTTCCTGTTGCCAATTTTAGTTCTTGCTGTTTACGCGGTTACCTTATCTCCGGTATTCTTCCTAAAAATCAATTATTCGTGGAAAAGATCAATTGCTGCAACGACTCTTCTATCATCAAGGCTGAGTTTAATCATTGCGACAGGTGCAGTGGCCCTAAAACTTGGAATTATTAGCAGTAGTTTAAACGGAACTATTATATTAGTAGCCATTGTAACTTGTACCTTGTCTCCGCCTATTTTCAATTGGTTGACGAAAGACTAATTCAAAATCTTAATTATTAAAATACGAGGTGAAAAGAAATGAATGCAGAAAACCAAAAAAGACAAAATCAACAGGAGATCCAGGAAAGCAGAAATGTATCCGATCCGGCAGATAAAACCTTAAAGCCGTCGGTCACGAACGTAAAATATAGCAAAGCCGCCCTTGAAAAATCCAATAAAAAAACAGTTCTCAACGCCGGAGACACGGAGCTGTCTTCGTCAAA is a genomic window containing:
- a CDS encoding reductive dehalogenase; the encoded protein is MRNFSYIRNMGYSARAHHCGNYQMILAPALVAAGLGEMSRTGESIVHPRLGFRFKAAAVTTDMPLEPDGPISFGAREFCVTCKKCATLCPSGAISQDDHPSKFNNYEKWPTDIKKCTSFRICNTKGAMCGVCMKSCPWNNKEDSWFHTVGIYAASKSKLAAKLLKNVDDFFGYGTEVIQENRWWLQWPELFKK
- a CDS encoding cation:proton antiporter; protein product: MAEGISYYPLLIIAVIALIIPLIVKKIKYISIPIVVGEIIAGIIIGKSGFDLIQGSEWLNLLYNLGFAFLMFMAGLEIDFEMIRSMARTKNVKWHQHPFLIALLLFATTFILSLFVSIGLKAIGLIPDIVIFTIILSSTSVGVVVPILKERDMLTTQYGQSVLLAALFSDLFTMLLLSSYITFKSADSMKDIALILLFIPIFIIIWKFGNVISKLPIIEQLAHKNSQIKIRASFALLILFIIIAQLLKTEVILGAFLVGVIISLVSDRKTSQVFHKLDAIAYGIFIPIFFIMVGVNFSFKDIVNNASSLFLLPILVLAVYAVTLSPVFFLKINYSWKRSIAATTLLSSRLSLIIATGAVALKLGIISSSLNGTIILVAIVTCTLSPPIFNWLTKD